Part of the Bacteroidota bacterium genome, CATAGTCAAGGATTACCTTTTGCCCGAGTATCGTTTCGTAAAACTGCCGTGACTTTTGCATATCTGTTACCACCAGAAGGGGACAGATATATTTGGGTGATGTGTTCATTTTTTAGTTTGTTTATTTAGTTTGAAAATCAAATTTGATTATTTCTCTTTTAACTGATCTTTGATGGCCTGGATTTCTGCACTGAGATCGGATATTTTTTGATGCAGGGTGCCATCTACAGTCCGTCCTTCAGGGATAGTCGTGGAAATATAGTTTGTAAATGCCCATACTTCCTTGATTTCGGATACATAAACATCATAAGGTTTGTAGAAAGGATTTAAGGAATAAAGTCTGAGCTTTCCTTCATCACGAATCAGGTTGTCTGCAATTTTGAAAACGATGCCGTCATCCAGGGTGAGGATGATATAAGGCCTGCCGCTGCGGACATTGTCCCAGTCCTGTACAAATTCACCGGTAATCCATGCCCCGTCGGGCACGGGAAGCATGGAGTCACCTGAAATCTGGAAAGTGCGGTATTTCTTTTCTGCTGATAGAAAAGGCAGCTGAAAGCGGGGAAGCTGATTAATGTAGGTAGGATCGGCATAACCCAGGGCATATCCGGCCTTAGCCTTCTCTGGTACGAGCTCTATGTTCTCCTTATTGTCGGAATTATGGGTAGAAGCCAGTATCCGCAGGTTACTTCCTTTGATGAATGCGTCATTGCCCCTTTCCAGTTCAGATAGCTGAAATTCTGAAAGTTTCGCCAGGTCGACACGGATCAATGTGTCGATAGATATTCTGAAATAGTTGGAAAGGGCAACCAGAGTTTCAATGCCGGGCATGGATTTTCCCAGTTCAATCCCGCAATAAGTGGCCCTGTTCATGTTGACGGCAAACGCCACATCCTCCTGGGTACGCTTGCGGCGTTTGCGGAGCAGGCGGATATTTGAGGTGATGTAAATATTCATGGCGGCTTCTGATTTTTGTAAAAACTCATACAAATTTAATAAATTTTGTGTATATTATCAACACTAAAAATGTTGAAAATATGCACATTTTAAAATTTTATTAACGAGGCTGAAGATTGCCTGTAATGTTGCATCAATATGGATCGTACTATTTTACATCTCGACCTGGACAGCTTTTTTGTATCCGTCGAGCGGCTTCTCAATCACGAGTTGGAAGGGAAACCTCTTTTGATAGGCGGTACTTCTGGTCGCAGCGTAGTATGCAGTTGCAGCTACGAAGCGCGCCGCTATGGTGTTCATTCTGCCATGCCCATGAAAATGGCGCTTATGCTCTGCCCCGATGCCCTGGTTATTCGCGGGGATATGGAACTTTACAGCAAATATTCCAACCTGGTTACCGAAATTATTGCCGCAAAAGCTCCTTTGTATGAAAAAGCCTCTATTGACGAACATTATATCGATATTACCGGCTTGGACCGTTTCTTTGGCTGCCTGAAATGGTCGCAGGAACTGCGGCAGGGCATTATCAGAGAAACGGGACTGCCTATTTCCTTCGGCTTGTCCGTAAATAAAACGGTTGCCAAGATCGCCACCGGTGAGGCCAAGCCTTATGGGGAACTGTATGTGGAACGCCCCCTGGTTTCCGGATTCCTGGCTCCCCTGTCTATCCGTAAAATTCCCATGATAGGGGAGAAGACTTACCAGGTACTGCGGGAAATGGGCGTGGACATTATTGCAATTTTACGGGAGATGCCCGTTGAGCTGCTGCAGCGATTGCTGGGGAAAAACGGAACCGAGATCTGGCGCAGGGCCAATGGCATCGATTGTAGCCCGGTTGTGCCCTACTGGGATCAGAAATCCATCAGCACCGAACGTACCTTTGAACAGGATACCATGGATGTGCCCATGCTTAGCCGCCTGCTTGTAAAAATGGTGGAGGAATTAAGCTTTGAGCTTCGTTCCGAACAGAAACTTACTTCCTGCGTGACCGTC contains:
- a CDS encoding LexA family transcriptional regulator, giving the protein MYEFLQKSEAAMNIYITSNIRLLRKRRKRTQEDVAFAVNMNRATYCGIELGKSMPGIETLVALSNYFRISIDTLIRVDLAKLSEFQLSELERGNDAFIKGSNLRILASTHNSDNKENIELVPEKAKAGYALGYADPTYINQLPRFQLPFLSAEKKYRTFQISGDSMLPVPDGAWITGEFVQDWDNVRSGRPYIILTLDDGIVFKIADNLIRDEGKLRLYSLNPFYKPYDVYVSEIKEVWAFTNYISTTIPEGRTVDGTLHQKISDLSAEIQAIKDQLKEK
- the dinB gene encoding DNA polymerase IV, whose product is MDRTILHLDLDSFFVSVERLLNHELEGKPLLIGGTSGRSVVCSCSYEARRYGVHSAMPMKMALMLCPDALVIRGDMELYSKYSNLVTEIIAAKAPLYEKASIDEHYIDITGLDRFFGCLKWSQELRQGIIRETGLPISFGLSVNKTVAKIATGEAKPYGELYVERPLVSGFLAPLSIRKIPMIGEKTYQVLREMGVDIIAILREMPVELLQRLLGKNGTEIWRRANGIDCSPVVPYWDQKSISTERTFEQDTMDVPMLSRLLVKMVEELSFELRSEQKLTSCVTVKVRYSNFDTFTSQKRIPYTSFDHVLINVVRELFQRLYQRRMMVRLIGVRLSGLVRGTQQLDLFEDTPEDIHLYQALDRIKKRYGKYAIGRAGAMG